Proteins from one Oenanthe melanoleuca isolate GR-GAL-2019-014 chromosome 1, OMel1.0, whole genome shotgun sequence genomic window:
- the ATP5PF gene encoding ATP synthase-coupling factor 6, mitochondrial: MILRQILRLSSLFRSAVSVHVRRNIGLSAIVFNKTKELDPVQKLFLDKIREYNTKSKQAGGPVDAGPEFQKDMNESLARLQRAYGEGDLTKFPEFKFEEPKFEEAPK; encoded by the exons ATGATCCTGCGGCAGATCCTGCggctttcctcccttttccgCTCCGCTGTGTCCGTTCACGTGCGCAGGAACATCGGGCTCTCGGCCATTGTCTTCAACAAGACAAAAGAACTCGACCCGGTCCAGAAGCTCTTCTTGGACAAGATCAGAGAGTACAACACGAAGAGCAA GCAAGCTGGAGGGCCTGTTGATGCAGGACCCGAGTTTCAGAAAGACATGAATGAATCCCTTGCAAGGCTCCAACGGGCATATGGTGAAGGAGATCTCACCAAGTTTCCAGAATTTAAGTTTGAGG AGCCCAAGTTTGAGGAGGCTCCGAAGTGA